The Azospirillum fermentarium genomic sequence TCCCCGGCATGCCGCTCAGTGCCGAAATCAAGATCGGCGAACGGACGGTCCTGGCCTATCTGACACGACCGATCACCCGCGGCCTGAACGAGAGCATGCGCGAGCCCTGATCCGGGTCGTCATGGCCCCATAGGAAAAAGCCGGCCGTTGCAGAAACACCGGCCGGCTTTTTCATTGCGGAGCAACGGAAGCACGTCAGATCCCGACGATGGAAATCCCGCCGTTGGGACTGACGACCTGCCCGGTCATCATATCGGCCTCGGGGCTGGCCAGCCACGCCACGGCATAGGCCACCTCCTGCGCCGTGGCGATCCGGCCCAGGGGGAACAGGGCCGCCTGACGGGCCACCTCATCCGCGCCTAAGCTGTCCAGGGTCAGGGGTGTTTCCACCAGACCGGGGGTGACCGTGTTGGCGGTGATGCCCCACGGCGCCAGTTCCACCGCCCACGCCCGCGTCAGCCCGTGCAGGGCGGCCTTGGCCGCGGTGTAGTGGCTGGCCCCGCGGCTGCCGCTCAGCACGAAGTTGGACGAGATGTTGATGATCCGTCCGAACCGCCGCTCCTTCATCCCCGGGACCACGGCTTGGGCGAAGAAGAAGGCGCCCTTGACATGGGTGCCGAACATGCGGTCGAAGCCGGTCTCGTCGATGGCCTCGATGGGCCGGGACTTGCCGCTGATGCCAGCGTTGTTGACCAGGATGTCGATGCGCCCGAAGGCACGCTCGGCATCGGCCACCGCCCGGCGGGCGTTGCCCACCGACTGGTTGTCGGCGATCAGGGGCAGGGCCACCCCGCCCTCTCCCGCGATCAGGGCCCGGGCCTCCTCCAGCGCCAGACCGCTGACGTCGGTGATGGCCACGCGGGCGCCGCGGGCAGCCATCAGCCGCGCGTGTGCCAGCCCCATGCCCGACGCGCCGCCGGTGACCAGCGCCACCAGACCGCTGAGGTCGGTCTGCCGCCCGCCCCGCCCCGCATCCGCCGGGGGACGGCCGAGGGAAGTGTCCATCAGGCCGCCTCCTCCGCCTCTTCCAGGCTGCCGCCCAGGAACAGGTGCCCCACCCGCGGATCGGCCAAGATGGCCGGGGCGGTGTCGAACATGCGCGTCTGCCCCAGTTCCAGCACCAGCCCGTAATCGGACATGGCCAGGGCCGAGCGGGCGTTCTGTTCGATCATGAGCACCGACACGCCCTTGGCCCGCTGTTCCAGCAGGATCTGGAACGTCTCCTCCACCATCATGGGGGACAGGCCGATGGACGGCTCGTCGATCAGGATCAGCTTGGGGTCGAGCAGCAGGCCGCGCACGATCTCAAGCTGCTTTTGCTGGCCGCCCGACAGGGTGGACGCCTGCTGGTCCGCCTTTTTCCGCAGGATGGGGAAGCGGTCGAGGGCTGCCTCGATGCGGGCCGGCATGTCGGTGATGCCGCGGCCGGCGGCCACCGCCCCCAGCTCGATGTTATGGCGGACCGACAGCTCGGGGAAAATGTTACGCCCCTGGGGGATGTAACAGATGCCGGCCTCCAGCAGGGCACGCGGCGTTCCGTTCGTAACATCCTTCCCGTTGAAGGTGATACGCCCCTCCCGCGCCGGCAGCAGGCCGAAGATGGTCTTGAACACCGTGGACTTGCCGGCGCCGTTGGGGCCGATCACGGTGGTGACCGACCCGCGCGGCACGGAAAAGCTGGTGCCGTTCAGGATGGTCATCTTGCCGTACCCGGCGACGATGCCCGACAGGGTGAGGATCGGCTGATCGACGGTCAGGGTGTGGGACATGGCGCGTCTCCTCAATGGCCCAGATAGGCTTCGATCACGGCGGGGTTGGCGCGGACGGCGGCGGGGGTGCCCTCGGCCAGCACCTTGCCCTCCGCCATCACGATCACGCGGGAGCACAGGCTCATGACGAAATCCATGTTGTGCTCGATGACGACGAAGGTGGCGCCCATCTCGCGGTTCACGGCCTGCAGCCGTTCCTTCAGATTTTCCAGCATGGTCAGGTTGACTCCGCCCGCCGGTTCGTCCAGCAGCACCAGCCGCGGGCCGGCCATGAAGGCCATGGCGGCGTCCAGCAGCTTCTGCTGGCCATAGGACAGGCCGCCCGCCTTCTGCTCGGCCAGATGCTCCAGCTTGAAGAAGGCGATCATGCGGTCGGCCTCCGCCGTCAGCCCGGCGTCACGCGGGCCGAACAGGCGTTTCAGCATCGACCCCTTGTGCTCCTGCCCGGCCAGGATCAGGTTTTCCCGCACCGACAGGTTGGGAAAGACCTGGAGAAGCTGGAAGGTGCGCGACACCCCCAGCCGGTTGAGCTGCGACGGGTACAGGCCGGTGATGGTGCGGCCGTCCAGCTTCACATCCCCTTCCGTCGGGGAAAGCTGGCCCAGGATGCAGTTGAACAGGGTGGACTTGCCGCAGCCGTTGGGACCGATCAGCCCCAGGATCTCACCCTCCTCCACGGTGAAGGACACGCCGTCCACCGCCCTCACCCCGCCGAAATGCTTCTTGATGCCGGACACTTCCAGGACATGGCTCATGACGCGGCCCCTTCTTTCGTCTGCGTCAGGGTCGGACGGGATTCGGCGCGGATGGCGGCGGCCCGCTTCTGGGACTGGTGGTCGCGCCAGCGGTCGATCAGGCCCAACAAGCCGGTCGGGCTGACCATGACCAGCACCAGAACCACCGCGGCATAGATGATCAGGTACCAGCCGCCGGTGGCGCGCAGCAGTTCCGGCAGCATGTAGGAGAAAAAGGCGCCGATGAACGGGCCGAAGAACGATCCGGCCCCGCCGGCCACCACGCTCAGCAGCAGCACGAAGGACGCCGAGAGGGCGAAGGGAGCCGGGTCGATGAATTCCACCAGCGGCGCGTACAGCGCCCCCGCCGCCCCGCCGAACGCCGAGCCGATGGCGAAGGCCAGCAGGGTGTAGGCGCGGATATCGACGCCCAGGCTGGCCGCACGCACCCAGTTTTCCCGGATGGCGAGGAAGGCGCGGCCCCACGGCGAATGCAAGAGCCACCACATCATCAGCGTCAGCACCAGCGTGACGCACAGGATCAGGCGGTAGAACGCCAGCCCGCCGCCCAGATCGACCCCGAACAGCACCGGGCGCGGAATGCCGGCGATGCCGAACACGCCCCCCGTCAGCCACTGCTCGTTGCGGGCGATCAGGAAGACCACGACCGTAAAGGCCAAGGTGACGAAGGCCAGGTAATGGTGCTTCACCCGCAGCGCCGGGAACCCGACCACGATCCCGACCACGAACGCCAGGGCGGTGGAGGCCAGGAAGGCGGCCGACAGCGGCCAGCCCATCTTCGTGGTCAGAATGGCGGTGGTGTAAGCACCGATGCCGAAGAAGGCGCCCTGGGCCAGCGAGGTCAGGCCGGCATAACCCAGCGTCAGGTTCAGTCCCATGGCAGCGACCGACATCACCAGCCACAGGGACACCACATAGAGGCCGTAGCTCTTCAGCCCCGCCGGGGCGAACCACAGGATGGGAAAGGCTGCCAGGATGATGAGAAGGGTGATGTTCAGGCGGCGCGTCATACCGTGCGCTCCTCTTTCCGGCCCAGCAGCCCTTCGGGCTTCACCAGGATGACGACGACCAGCACCACCATCGGCACGGCGGCGCGGTAGGCGCTCGACACATAGGCCGCGGACAGATTGTCGATCAGCCCGATCAGGAAACCGCCGGCCAGGGCGCCACGCACCTGATTGAACCCGCCGACGATGGCGGCGATGAAGGCGGCCAGACCGATGTGCTCGCCGTTGGAGAATTTCGCCAGATAGACCGGCGACACCAGGAACGAAGCGACCAGCGCCAGCACCGCGTTGATCAGGAAGGTCAGCAGGATCATCCGCTCCACCGGCACGCCCAGGATGCGGGCAGTGGTGGGGTTCTGCGCCGTGGCCTGCATGGTGCGCCCGGTGCGGGTGTGGGTGATGAAGAACTGAAGCCCCAGGATGGCCGCCACGGCCACCACGAAGATGGCGATGTCGCGCACCGACACCGCGGCCCCGAACAGCGGCAGCGTGCCGTCGGGCACCAGCGAGGGGAAGGGCTGCGCTTCCGCCGAGAAACCGTTCTTGGCGGCTTCCTTGATCAGCACCGACAGCGCCATGGTGGCGATGGCCAGCGGCAGCACGCCGTGCCGCTGCATGGGTTCCACCAGGAACCGCTTGAAGCCGAAACCGAACAGCAGGATGAAACCGGCGCTGCCGACGATGAAGGCGGCCCACAGGGGCAGGCCCATGTGGTCGGCGGCCAGCACCAGAATGGCCGGCAGCATGACGAATTCGCCCTGGGCGAAATTGATGGTCTGGGACGTCTGCCAGACCAGGGTGAAGCCGATGGCGGCCAGCGCGTAGATCGCGCCCGTCGCCAACCCGGCGACGATAAGCTGAAGGAACTGATCCACGTCAGCCTCCTGGATGAAGTCAAGTGCTGGGAGCCGCACGAAAAAAAGGGACCGGCGCCGGGGAGGATGCGCAGCGCCGGTCCGGGCGCAGCGACGCCCGAAGGTACCGTCGGCGTGGGGATTGCGGCCCGTTCAGGGACGGGCCGCCGCCGCGGGGGAGGAAACGCTCACACGAACAAGAACAGGCAGGGGCCGGCGGATCAGGGGTTGATCATCGGCAGGGTCGCCTTGACCACCGGCTTGCCGTCGATCACTTCGATCAGGAAGCTTTCACGGTCGATGTCGCCGTTGGGCAGCCACTTGGTGTCGATCAGGACGCCCGGCTCCTGGGCCGCGTCGATGCGGGCGCCGTGCAGGGTCTTGGCGAAGGCTTCGCGGTCGAATTTCCCGACCCGTTCGGTGATGGCCTTGACCACATAGACCGCGGTGTAGCCCTTGATGCCGTTGTGGTCGGAGGTGAAGCCGTACTTGTCCTGATACTTCTTGCCGAATTCGGCGAAGGTGGGCTTGGGCGCGTCCACCAGCAGGCCCACATGGCCCTTCACGCCGTTCGCCGCCTCGCCCGCCAGTTCGATCACCTTGGCGCCCAGCAGGGTGGTTTCACCGATGATCGGCTTGGTGATGCCCTGCTGGCGCGCGGCGCGCAGGAAACGGGCGCTTTCCTCTTCGTTGAGATAGACGAACACCGCGTCGGCGTTGGCGTTCTTCACCTTGATGGCGTCGGCGGCGAAATCGGCCTGACCGGATTCGGTGGCAATGTCGGCGGCCACCTGGATGCCGCGCTTCTGCAGCTCAGGGATCATGGCGTCGCGCCCGCCCTTGCCGAAGTCGTTGTTGATCCACACCACCGCCACCGACTTGGCCTTCACCTCGTCGCGCAGGTAGTTGGCCAGCTTGGGCATGGCGTCGGCCTGATTCAGCGAGGTGCGGAAGATGTAGGGGTTGCCCTGCTTGGTGAAGGCCGCCGCCTCGCCACCCACGATCTGCGGCACGCCGGCCCGCTGGGTGATCTGCATGGACGCGCTGATGGGGCCGGAGAAGATGGGGCCGAGCACGACATAGGCATCCTCGTCCACCGCACGCTGCACGGCGGCGCGGGTCGCACCGGGATTGGTCTGGCTGTCGTAATGGGTCAGCTGGATCGGACGGCCCAGAATGCCGCCCTTGGCGTTGATCTCGGCCACCGCCAGATCGGCGCCGTTCTTCCAGTTGGTGCCCGCCGGGGCGCCGGGGCCGGACAGTTCGATCACGTCGATCAGCTTGACCGGATCGGCGGCCAGCGTGGCACCGGCGGACAGGCCGGCGGCGGCGAACGCGACGGCGGCGGCGACCGTCTTGAACGGCAAGACCTTGGACGTCATGGCAAAACCTCCCAAAGATGTTTGTTGTCCGGACCGTGACGGCGGGGTAACCCGCCGGTCAGTCCGGTATGGCACGCAGCACCGTGCCGGTGTCCGCGTGAATTCCGAAGAAGCGCAGCACATGGACCAGCTGGTGATCCAGCATCGGGCGGCCCGGCTGGACCGGCAGCCCCAGCGCCGCCGCCCGCTCCAGCAGGGCCGTCACCGGCGGCTTCATCACCGCTTCGGCCACCATGGTGCCGGGGGCGAGCCGGGCCGGATCGAACGGCAGCGGGTCGTCCTCGTACATGCCGCAGGGCGAGGCGTTGATGGCCAGCTCGCAGCCGTCGGGCACCGCGGCAACCGCCGACAGCGCCACGCCGGGGTACAGGTCCGCCAGCCGGGCCGCCGCCCGCTCCGCCCGCGGGCGGTCGAGATCGGTGAGCGCCAGGGCGGACACCCCCGCTTCGCACAGGGCGGCGGCGATGGCCGATCCCGCCCCGCCGCTGCCCACCAGCCATACCCGCTTGCCCGCAGGCTCGAACCCACGGACCCGCAATCCCTCCACGAAGCCGATGCCGTCCACCATGTCGGCGGTCAGGGAGCCGTCCGGCTCGAACCGCAGCAGGTTGGCGGCCCCGGCGGCCTTGGCCCGGTTGCTGGCACGGTCGGCCACCGCCAGGGCGCCCTGCTTGTGCGGGATGGTGATGGACAGCCCATCCAGATTGCGGATGCGGCGCAGGCCGGTCATGGCGGCGGTCAACTCGCCGGGGGCGATGTCCAGCGTCAGCCACGCGGCGTTGACGCCTAAGGCCTGGAACACCGCCGGC encodes the following:
- a CDS encoding SDR family NAD(P)-dependent oxidoreductase; translation: MDTSLGRPPADAGRGGRQTDLSGLVALVTGGASGMGLAHARLMAARGARVAITDVSGLALEEARALIAGEGGVALPLIADNQSVGNARRAVADAERAFGRIDILVNNAGISGKSRPIEAIDETGFDRMFGTHVKGAFFFAQAVVPGMKERRFGRIINISSNFVLSGSRGASHYTAAKAALHGLTRAWAVELAPWGITANTVTPGLVETPLTLDSLGADEVARQAALFPLGRIATAQEVAYAVAWLASPEADMMTGQVVSPNGGISIVGI
- a CDS encoding ABC transporter ATP-binding protein, with the protein product MSHTLTVDQPILTLSGIVAGYGKMTILNGTSFSVPRGSVTTVIGPNGAGKSTVFKTIFGLLPAREGRITFNGKDVTNGTPRALLEAGICYIPQGRNIFPELSVRHNIELGAVAAGRGITDMPARIEAALDRFPILRKKADQQASTLSGGQQKQLEIVRGLLLDPKLILIDEPSIGLSPMMVEETFQILLEQRAKGVSVLMIEQNARSALAMSDYGLVLELGQTRMFDTAPAILADPRVGHLFLGGSLEEAEEAA
- a CDS encoding ABC transporter ATP-binding protein, whose translation is MSHVLEVSGIKKHFGGVRAVDGVSFTVEEGEILGLIGPNGCGKSTLFNCILGQLSPTEGDVKLDGRTITGLYPSQLNRLGVSRTFQLLQVFPNLSVRENLILAGQEHKGSMLKRLFGPRDAGLTAEADRMIAFFKLEHLAEQKAGGLSYGQQKLLDAAMAFMAGPRLVLLDEPAGGVNLTMLENLKERLQAVNREMGATFVVIEHNMDFVMSLCSRVIVMAEGKVLAEGTPAAVRANPAVIEAYLGH
- a CDS encoding branched-chain amino acid ABC transporter permease encodes the protein MTRRLNITLLIILAAFPILWFAPAGLKSYGLYVVSLWLVMSVAAMGLNLTLGYAGLTSLAQGAFFGIGAYTTAILTTKMGWPLSAAFLASTALAFVVGIVVGFPALRVKHHYLAFVTLAFTVVVFLIARNEQWLTGGVFGIAGIPRPVLFGVDLGGGLAFYRLILCVTLVLTLMMWWLLHSPWGRAFLAIRENWVRAASLGVDIRAYTLLAFAIGSAFGGAAGALYAPLVEFIDPAPFALSASFVLLLSVVAGGAGSFFGPFIGAFFSYMLPELLRATGGWYLIIYAAVVLVLVMVSPTGLLGLIDRWRDHQSQKRAAAIRAESRPTLTQTKEGAAS
- a CDS encoding branched-chain amino acid ABC transporter permease, producing MDQFLQLIVAGLATGAIYALAAIGFTLVWQTSQTINFAQGEFVMLPAILVLAADHMGLPLWAAFIVGSAGFILLFGFGFKRFLVEPMQRHGVLPLAIATMALSVLIKEAAKNGFSAEAQPFPSLVPDGTLPLFGAAVSVRDIAIFVVAVAAILGLQFFITHTRTGRTMQATAQNPTTARILGVPVERMILLTFLINAVLALVASFLVSPVYLAKFSNGEHIGLAAFIAAIVGGFNQVRGALAGGFLIGLIDNLSAAYVSSAYRAAVPMVVLVVVILVKPEGLLGRKEERTV
- a CDS encoding ABC transporter substrate-binding protein, with the translated sequence MTSKVLPFKTVAAAVAFAAAGLSAGATLAADPVKLIDVIELSGPGAPAGTNWKNGADLAVAEINAKGGILGRPIQLTHYDSQTNPGATRAAVQRAVDEDAYVVLGPIFSGPISASMQITQRAGVPQIVGGEAAAFTKQGNPYIFRTSLNQADAMPKLANYLRDEVKAKSVAVVWINNDFGKGGRDAMIPELQKRGIQVAADIATESGQADFAADAIKVKNANADAVFVYLNEEESARFLRAARQQGITKPIIGETTLLGAKVIELAGEAANGVKGHVGLLVDAPKPTFAEFGKKYQDKYGFTSDHNGIKGYTAVYVVKAITERVGKFDREAFAKTLHGARIDAAQEPGVLIDTKWLPNGDIDRESFLIEVIDGKPVVKATLPMINP
- a CDS encoding shikimate dehydrogenase family protein, which gives rise to MQPALAPTYDGSTRLFFTIGHPVGQIRMPRVMPAVFQALGVNAAWLTLDIAPGELTAAMTGLRRIRNLDGLSITIPHKQGALAVADRASNRAKAAGAANLLRFEPDGSLTADMVDGIGFVEGLRVRGFEPAGKRVWLVGSGGAGSAIAAALCEAGVSALALTDLDRPRAERAAARLADLYPGVALSAVAAVPDGCELAINASPCGMYEDDPLPFDPARLAPGTMVAEAVMKPPVTALLERAAALGLPVQPGRPMLDHQLVHVLRFFGIHADTGTVLRAIPD